A genomic window from Carassius carassius chromosome 29, fCarCar2.1, whole genome shotgun sequence includes:
- the xpnpep2 gene encoding xaa-Pro aminopeptidase 2 codes for MTYDLCKPMMSVCQGSDYTDQGPASGSNTNPNHQSLRLASDSSHGLLEPSPHQPHFTSTSKSHGLSEDIHTLAYTHTHTQDRNSHALLSQSVCGLAWSRWSKMSSSGWMLALCLVVLEGGRYAVWAKEGSGSERNCSAIPPYLPPTAVNTTLRLRDLRASMIPLNISAYIIPATDAHLSEYIAPRDARLAWMSGFTGSAGTAVITQNKAVLWTDSRYWIQAERQMDCNWELQRDASIRSITNWLILEIPEGDQVGFDPFLFSVDIFGVYNTNLAPAGRILKSIPDNLVDKIWTDRPPLPPDNPTRLPDSVIERTWPMKVDQIRAQISDNPYKPTAVLLSALDETAWLFNLRGNDIPFNPFFYSYTLLSMDEIWLFVHIERITEELKVYLNSSCYHSYCVQLLEYSSVRTYLQSYLKRLDVRVWVGTEYTNQALYELITEDKLLTSTYSPVLTTKAVKDATEQRILKEAHVRDAVAVMQLLMWLEKKVPEGTENELTAAHFVDQCRSKQKNSRGPSFETISASGPNAALAHYSPSNETARKLLVNEMYLVDSGGQYLDGTTDITRTVHWGEPNDFQKEAYTRVLMGNIEISRTIFPAGTRGVNMEMLGRRALWEVGLNYGHGTGHGVGNYFGVHEWPVGFQSNNIPFQEGMFTSIEPGYYKENDFGIRIEDIAVTVPATTKYGNNYLTFETVSLVPYDRKLINASLLSPEQLHWLNKYYETIRSVVGPELERQALKEEYDWMMKHTAPFLMAEASAVISSVTLLVTVLPSVLLHNLL; via the exons GTTCTGATTACACAGATCAGGGACCAGCATCAGGATCGAACACCAACCCCAATCATCAGTCACTCCGACTGGCATCTGACAGCTCCCATGGTCTGCTAGAACCTTCTCCACACCAGCCCCACTTCACTTCTACTTCAAAGTCCCATGGTCTATCTGAG GACATACACACccttgcatacacacacacacacacacaagacagaaACTCTCATGCCCTGCTGTCACAATCTGTGTGTGGACTTGCTTGGAGCAGATGGTCTAAAATGAGCTCCTCAGGCTGGATGCTGGCTCTGTGTCTTGTGGTTCTTGaag GAGGCAGATATGCTGTGTGGGCCAAAGAAGGATCAGGCAGTGAGAGGAACTGTTCGGCAATTCCTCCG TATTTGCCACCAACAGCTGTAAACACGACTCTGAGGCTTCGTGATCTGAGAGCATCCATGATCCCCTTGAACATCTCAGCTTACATCATCCCAGCCACAGATGCTCATCTG AGTGAGTACATCGCCCCCAGAGATGCGAGGTTGGCCTGGATGTCTGGCTTCACTGGCTCTGCAG GAACAGCAGTAATTACTCAAAACAAGGCTGTTTTGTGGACCGATAGCCGCTACTGGATTCAGGCAGAGAGACAAATGGACTGTAACTGGGAGCTACAGCGAGATG CCTCCATTCGCAGCATTACCAACTGGCTGATCTTAGAGATCCCTGAGGGAGATCAGGTGGGCTTTGACCCGTTCCTCTTCTCTGTAG ACATTTTTGGCGTCTACAACACCAACCTGGCTCCAGCAGGCCGGATCCTGAAGTCTATTCCTGATAACCTGGTGGATAAAATATGGACAGATCGACCTCCTCTGCCTCCTGACAACCCCACACGTTTACCTGACAGTGTCATCG AAAGGACCTGGCCAATGAAAGTTGATCAGATACGAGCCCAAATAAGTGACAATCCATACAAGCCCACCGCTGTGCTGCTTTCAGCTCTGGACGAGACCGCAT GGCTGTTTAATCTACGAGGCAATGACATTCCTTTTAATCCATTCTTCTATTCTTACACTCTGCTGTCAATGGATGAGATATG GCTCTTTGTGCACATTGAACGAATTACAGAAGAGTTGAAGGTGTACCTGAACTCTTCCTGCTACCATTCCTATTGTGTTCAGCTGCTTGAGTACAGCTCTGTGCGCACATACCTGCAGTCCTATCTAAAGAGACTCGACGTGAGGGTGTGGGTGGGTACAGAGTACACCAACCAAGCCTTGTATGAGCTCATCACTGAG GACAAACTTCTGACCAGCACCTACTCTCCAGTACTGACCACAAAAGCAGTGAAAGATGCGACTGAGCAGCGTATTCTCAAAGAGGCTCAT GTTAGGGATGCAGTCGCAGTCATGCAGCTTCTGATGTGGCTTGAGAAGAAAGTTCCAGAAGGCACAGAGAACGAACTTACAGCAGCACattttgtcgatcagtgtcgcaG CAAACAGAAGAACAGCAGAGGGCCGAGTTTTGAGACCATTTCTGCAAGTGGGCCTAATGCTGCTCTTGCTCACTACAG TCCATCTAATGAAACTGCAAGGAAGCTGTTAGTGAATGAGATGTATCTGGTTGACTCTGGAGGACAGTACCT TGATGGTACTACTGATATAACACGTACTGTGCACTGGGGTGAACCCAATGACTTTCAAAAG GAGGCCTACACAAGAGTGCTCATGGGAAATATTGAGATTTCAAGAACCATCTTTCCTGCTGGAACTAGAG GCGTGAACATGGAGATGCTGGGACGAAGAGCATTGTGGGAAGTTGGTTTAAATTATGGTCATGGCACAGGTCATGGTGTGGGCAACTACTTTGGAGTCCATGAAT GGCCTGTGGGTTTTCAGTCCAATAATATTCCATTTCAAGAGGGGATGTTCACATCAATTG AACCTGGTTATTACAAAGAGAATGACTTTGGTATAAGGATAGAGGACATTGCTGTCACTGTTCCAGCTACTACAAAG TATGGCAACAATTACTTGACATTTGAAACTGTCTCACTGGTGCCTTATGACAGAAAACTGATAAACGCATCTCTTCTCAGTCCTGAGCAG CTGCACTGGCTTAACAAATACTATGAGACCATCCGGAGCGTGGTGGGTCCTGAGCTGGAGAGGCAGGCGCTGAAGGAGGAGTATGACTGGATGATGAAGCATACGGCACCCTTCCTTATGGCTGAAGCTTCAGCTGTCATCTCCTCAGTCACACTGCTAGTAACAGTGCTGCCCTCTGTTTTACTGCATAACCTGTTGTAA